Proteins encoded by one window of Halomonas sp. Bachu 37:
- the hfq gene encoding RNA chaperone Hfq produces MSKGQSLQDPYLNILRKERIPVSIFLVNGIKLQGQIESFDQFVILLRNTVSQMVYKHAISTVVPSRNVRLPVQDPAAPDAEV; encoded by the coding sequence ATGTCCAAAGGGCAGTCCCTTCAAGACCCGTACCTGAACATCTTGCGCAAGGAGCGCATTCCGGTCTCTATTTTCCTGGTCAACGGCATCAAGCTGCAGGGCCAGATCGAATCCTTCGACCAGTTTGTCATCCTTTTGCGCAATACCGTGAGTCAAATGGTTTACAAACATGCGATTTCCACCGTGGTACCCTCGCGCAACGTGCGCTTGCCGGTACAGGATCCGGCCGCGCCGGATGCCGAGGTGTGA
- the miaA gene encoding tRNA (adenosine(37)-N6)-dimethylallyltransferase MiaA produces the protein MADNRPWAIFLMGPTAAGKTDLAMALHERLGMELISVDSAMVYRDMDIGSAKPSPQELARAPHRLIDIRDPAEPYSAAEFRQDAQREMRQISMAGQVPLLVGGTMLYFKRLVEGVANLPEADSAVRARLEAQAEEHGLSALHAELARVDPHAARRIHPNDPQRLIRALEVFHVSGVTMSELWAQQQPETFPYRVLSIAVSPDERHVLHQRIEARFRQMLELGLVDEVAALKERPELHAGLPAMKSVGYRQAWEYLDGHYDEPILLERGIIATRQLAKRQLTWLRSWPQLHWVDSQRPDALDHVLKIVRERGA, from the coding sequence ATGGCGGATAACCGACCTTGGGCGATTTTTCTCATGGGCCCCACCGCCGCGGGAAAGACCGACCTGGCCATGGCCTTGCACGAGCGCCTGGGGATGGAGTTGATCAGTGTCGACTCCGCCATGGTATATCGCGACATGGATATCGGCAGCGCCAAGCCTTCGCCGCAGGAGCTGGCGCGGGCGCCACATCGGCTGATCGATATCCGCGACCCGGCAGAGCCTTACTCGGCGGCTGAGTTTCGCCAGGATGCGCAGCGCGAGATGCGGCAAATCAGCATGGCCGGCCAGGTGCCGCTGCTGGTAGGTGGCACCATGCTCTATTTCAAGCGCCTGGTGGAAGGCGTGGCCAACCTGCCGGAAGCGGATAGTGCGGTTCGGGCGCGGCTTGAAGCTCAGGCGGAGGAGCATGGGCTATCCGCCCTGCATGCCGAGCTTGCCCGGGTAGATCCGCACGCGGCCCGTAGAATCCATCCCAACGATCCGCAGCGTCTGATACGGGCACTGGAAGTCTTCCATGTCAGCGGTGTCACGATGAGTGAGCTGTGGGCGCAGCAACAACCGGAAACTTTTCCTTACCGAGTGTTGTCGATAGCGGTGTCACCCGATGAACGCCACGTATTGCATCAGCGTATCGAAGCCCGTTTCAGACAAATGCTGGAGCTGGGACTGGTGGATGAAGTGGCCGCTCTGAAGGAACGGCCCGAACTCCACGCCGGGCTACCGGCAATGAAGAGTGTGGGCTATCGCCAGGCGTGGGAATACCTTGATGGCCACTACGACGAGCCGATATTGCTTGAGCGCGGCATCATTGCCACGCGTCAGTTGGCCAAGCGCCAATTGACCTGGTTGCGCAGCTGGCCGCAGTTGCATTGGGTTGATTCCCAGCGCCCGGATGCCCTGGATCACGTGCTGAAAATCGTGCGTGAGCGCGGTGCTTAG
- the mutL gene encoding DNA mismatch repair endonuclease MutL produces the protein MSTRIHVLDPRLANQIAAGEVVERPASVAKELIENAIDAGSRRIEVDIEAGGARLVRVRDDGIGIGEEDLPLALSRHATSKIATLDDLEGVSSLGFRGEALASISSVSRLELISNALEEPTGGWRVTAEGRSMESRVSPAPHPRGTTVNVRDLFFNTPARRKFLRTEKTEFGHLEETFRRQALSRFDIGWILRHNQKVVQQLSPGTDTLARERRISALLGKGFIEHARYIEREVGALRLSGWVGLPTHSRAQADQQYFFVNGRVVRDRLVAHAVRQAYRDVMFHGRQPVFVLYLDLDPDVVDVNVHPTKHEVRFRDGRMVHDFLFSSLHHALADARPQPGPELHQEESDGEPDSAPVDPPADDSAGWQQQGMALPAGASANGDAASFGERPGADRVRRFMQGYRDLHPEHEETLLTPRSAAPGDADPAVTARASSVGPSPDQVRETSPEGWNSDPAAPPPLGFALGQLHGIYILAQNAAGLVVVDMHAAHERIVYERMKTQVQVGQGRLDAQPLLVPVSLAASHREIATAESERDAFARLGVELDAAGPETLLVRQLPALLANADPEPLIRDMLADLERYGRSDRIEAHINELLSIMACHGSVRANRRLTLDEMNALLRDMERTERSDQCNHGRPTWTQMSLKALDRLFLRGQ, from the coding sequence ATGTCGACGCGCATTCATGTGCTTGACCCTCGTCTCGCCAACCAGATCGCGGCGGGGGAGGTGGTCGAACGCCCGGCATCGGTGGCCAAGGAGCTGATCGAGAACGCCATCGACGCCGGCAGCCGACGCATTGAAGTGGATATCGAAGCCGGCGGCGCGCGCCTGGTGCGGGTGCGCGACGATGGAATAGGCATCGGAGAGGAGGACTTGCCGCTGGCACTGTCGCGCCACGCTACCAGCAAGATTGCAACCCTCGATGACCTGGAAGGGGTCAGTTCCCTGGGGTTTCGCGGCGAGGCGCTGGCCTCGATCAGCTCGGTGTCGCGCCTCGAGCTGATCTCCAACGCCTTGGAGGAGCCCACCGGCGGATGGCGGGTCACCGCCGAGGGACGCAGCATGGAGTCACGGGTGTCGCCGGCGCCGCACCCCCGGGGCACCACGGTCAATGTACGCGACCTGTTCTTCAATACTCCGGCGCGACGCAAGTTCCTGCGTACTGAAAAGACCGAATTCGGCCACCTGGAGGAGACGTTTCGGCGGCAGGCGCTGTCGCGTTTCGATATCGGCTGGATATTGCGCCACAATCAGAAAGTGGTGCAGCAGTTGTCCCCTGGCACCGATACCCTGGCCAGGGAGCGCCGGATCTCTGCACTGCTGGGCAAGGGCTTCATCGAGCACGCGCGCTATATCGAGCGCGAGGTCGGTGCCTTGCGCCTGAGCGGCTGGGTGGGGCTGCCGACTCATTCGCGGGCGCAGGCGGACCAGCAATACTTCTTCGTCAATGGCCGAGTGGTGCGCGATCGTCTGGTGGCCCACGCGGTACGCCAGGCCTACCGGGATGTGATGTTCCACGGGCGCCAGCCGGTCTTCGTGCTCTACCTGGATCTCGACCCCGATGTGGTGGACGTCAATGTTCACCCGACCAAGCACGAAGTCCGCTTCCGTGACGGTCGCATGGTCCATGATTTTCTCTTTTCCAGCTTGCATCACGCCCTCGCCGATGCGCGGCCGCAACCAGGCCCCGAACTGCACCAGGAGGAATCCGACGGGGAGCCCGATAGCGCGCCTGTTGATCCGCCTGCCGATGATTCAGCTGGCTGGCAGCAGCAGGGCATGGCCTTGCCCGCTGGCGCCTCGGCGAATGGCGATGCTGCGTCCTTTGGCGAACGGCCGGGTGCGGATCGGGTTCGCCGTTTCATGCAGGGCTATCGCGATCTGCATCCCGAACACGAAGAGACCTTGCTGACGCCTCGCTCCGCGGCACCGGGCGATGCCGACCCAGCGGTAACGGCAAGAGCTTCTTCGGTTGGGCCGAGCCCCGACCAGGTCAGAGAAACGTCGCCCGAGGGATGGAACAGCGACCCCGCCGCTCCGCCTCCGCTAGGCTTTGCTCTCGGTCAGCTGCACGGCATCTACATTCTGGCACAGAATGCCGCCGGCCTGGTGGTGGTGGACATGCATGCGGCCCACGAGCGCATCGTCTACGAGCGCATGAAGACCCAGGTCCAGGTGGGCCAGGGGCGACTCGATGCGCAACCGTTGCTGGTGCCGGTATCGTTGGCGGCCAGCCATCGGGAAATCGCCACCGCCGAGAGCGAGCGGGACGCTTTCGCACGCCTCGGGGTGGAGCTGGACGCGGCGGGCCCGGAGACGCTGCTGGTGCGCCAGTTGCCGGCCCTGTTGGCGAATGCCGATCCCGAGCCATTGATTCGCGACATGCTGGCCGACCTTGAGCGCTATGGTCGTTCGGATCGCATCGAGGCGCATATCAATGAGCTGCTCTCGATCATGGCCTGTCACGGCAGCGTACGCGCCAATCGCAGGCTGACGCTGGATGAAATGAATGCGTTGCTACGCGACATGGAGCGCACCGAGCGCAGCGACCAGTGCAATCATGGGCGTCCCACCTGGACGCAGATGAGCCTCAAGGCGCTGGATAGGCTGTTTTTGCGTGGCCAGTAA
- a CDS encoding N-acetylmuramoyl-L-alanine amidase yields MRLWAAPDHARLVFDLSTAANANVFMLDNPSRLVIDMDASRLTTDAGTLPLEGSAISTVRTGVREGNGLRVVLELNREIEPRHFMLAPNDQYGHRLVVDLEYPGESAVENPIDPIEAMIREQEISAQRSMAESRALGEEAEPDSTEQTSAVQKAQPHPKRDIIIAVDAGHGGEDPGAIGPSGTREKDVVLSISRHLANTINAADGFRAVLIRDGDYYLGLRQRTQLAREQKVDFFVSIHADAFTSSRPQGSSVYALSQRGATSETAQWLADSENRSDLIGGVDGSLSLRDKDQVLRGVLLDLTMTATLNDSLSIGGQVLDKLGRVNRLHKSRVEQAGFMVLKSPDIPSLLIEVGFISNPDEERRLRDASHQQSLARAIFGGLNEHFQRNPPPASLLAWQRDNDRRPTSNEYRIQSGDTLSAIAVRHGVQIEHLKQANELNGDVIRVGQVLHIPRS; encoded by the coding sequence ATGCGCCTGTGGGCGGCGCCGGATCATGCGCGGCTGGTCTTCGACCTTTCTACCGCGGCGAATGCCAATGTGTTCATGCTGGATAACCCGTCGCGTCTGGTGATCGACATGGACGCCAGCCGCTTGACTACCGACGCCGGCACACTCCCGTTGGAAGGCAGCGCCATCTCCACGGTACGAACTGGCGTGCGCGAAGGAAACGGGCTGCGCGTGGTGCTTGAACTCAATCGCGAAATCGAGCCACGCCACTTCATGCTGGCCCCCAACGATCAATACGGCCATCGTCTGGTGGTGGATCTCGAATACCCGGGGGAGAGCGCGGTGGAAAATCCGATCGACCCCATCGAGGCCATGATTCGTGAGCAGGAGATCTCCGCCCAGCGCAGCATGGCCGAAAGCCGGGCGCTGGGCGAAGAGGCCGAGCCGGATTCCACGGAGCAGACCTCGGCGGTACAGAAGGCTCAGCCGCATCCCAAGCGTGACATCATCATCGCCGTGGACGCGGGGCACGGGGGCGAAGACCCTGGGGCCATCGGCCCCTCCGGCACGCGGGAAAAGGATGTGGTGCTGAGCATCAGCCGCCACCTGGCCAACACCATCAACGCGGCAGACGGCTTTCGCGCCGTGCTGATTCGCGACGGCGACTACTATCTAGGCCTGCGCCAACGCACCCAGTTGGCGCGTGAGCAGAAAGTCGATTTCTTTGTCTCGATCCATGCCGACGCCTTCACCAGTTCACGGCCGCAGGGAAGCTCGGTATACGCCCTGTCCCAGCGCGGGGCGACCTCGGAGACGGCCCAGTGGCTGGCGGATAGCGAAAATCGCTCGGACTTGATCGGCGGCGTGGATGGCAGTCTCTCGCTGCGCGACAAGGACCAGGTGTTGCGCGGGGTGCTGCTGGACTTGACCATGACCGCCACTCTCAACGACTCCTTGTCGATAGGCGGACAAGTGCTCGACAAGCTCGGGCGGGTGAACCGCCTGCACAAGTCGCGGGTCGAGCAGGCGGGTTTCATGGTCTTGAAGTCGCCGGATATTCCCTCACTGTTGATCGAGGTGGGGTTTATCTCCAACCCGGATGAAGAGCGCCGTTTGCGCGATGCCTCGCACCAGCAGAGTCTGGCGCGGGCCATCTTCGGCGGTCTGAACGAGCATTTCCAGCGCAACCCGCCTCCGGCGAGCCTGCTGGCCTGGCAGCGGGATAATGACCGCCGTCCGACCAGCAATGAGTACCGTATCCAGTCGGGAGATACGCTCTCCGCCATCGCCGTGCGCCATGGGGTGCAGATAGAGCATCTCAAGCAGGCCAATGAGCTCAACGGCGATGTGATTCGGGTGGGCCAGGTGCTGCATATACCGCGCTCGTGA
- the tsaE gene encoding tRNA (adenosine(37)-N6)-threonylcarbamoyltransferase complex ATPase subunit type 1 TsaE — protein MQVQLESEEAQVAFGKALGQALAGRGRVHLEGELGAGKTTLTRGILQAHGHEGAVKSPTYTLVEPYDIDGRHIYHLDLYRLGDPEELEFLGGRDLLAEDALCIIEWASRGEGWLPPPDIQINLDVIEGGRLAVLEAITPIGEAVLARLPPRFSQTETQGGGIQ, from the coding sequence ATGCAGGTGCAACTTGAAAGTGAAGAGGCTCAGGTGGCCTTCGGCAAAGCATTGGGTCAGGCGCTTGCCGGACGTGGGCGAGTGCACCTGGAAGGGGAACTGGGCGCGGGAAAGACCACGTTGACGCGGGGCATCCTGCAGGCTCACGGCCACGAAGGGGCGGTCAAGAGTCCCACCTATACCCTGGTGGAGCCCTATGACATCGACGGTCGGCATATCTATCATCTGGATCTCTACCGGCTGGGTGATCCCGAGGAACTCGAGTTTCTGGGCGGTCGTGACCTGCTCGCCGAAGATGCTCTGTGCATCATCGAGTGGGCCAGCCGTGGCGAGGGCTGGCTGCCACCACCGGATATTCAGATCAACCTGGACGTGATCGAAGGCGGGCGCCTGGCTGTTCTTGAGGCGATCACACCCATCGGCGAAGCCGTACTGGCGCGCTTGCCGCCTCGGTTCTCCCAGACAGAAACACAAGGCGGCGGGATACAATGA
- a CDS encoding NAD(P)H-hydrate dehydratase — MTILSTSRLRPLYRAAQVGELDRRTIAGGIDGFALMQRAASSAWHSFRARWPQVRGVTVMCGAGNNGGDGHVLAALAAQSGLKVQRICLKAPAELNGDAARAAALADSAGVECEPWHEDMSFTGEVIVDALLGTGLSGEVRGTFRQAIDAINDSGLPVLAVDIPSGLAADTGAVLGVAVNATRTVTFIGDKLGLHTGAAPAHTGEVDFRPLGVKAGAYVDIPPSAWLLDDGLVESCFPPRSRTAHKGDMGHVLVLAGAPGFGGAGLLAAQSAARLGAGKVSLATAPEHVTASLVLCSEVMARGVRSVADLGELPEQADIVLVGPGLGLGAWGQAMLQTALQTERPLVVDADGLNLLAQRWPNLRRNDWILTPHPGEAARLLDISVSQVQADRPAAVLALQRQRGGVVILKGAGSLIAGPSGLVVCPYGNPGMASGGMGDALCGMLAALAAQGYTLEHVAWLGNLVHALAADRAAAAEGERGLLAGDLASYARKLINPG; from the coding sequence GTGACCATCCTGAGTACATCCCGTCTTCGCCCGCTCTACCGTGCCGCCCAGGTCGGCGAACTGGATAGACGCACCATTGCCGGCGGCATCGATGGCTTCGCCTTGATGCAGCGCGCCGCTTCCAGCGCCTGGCACAGCTTTCGGGCACGCTGGCCCCAGGTGCGCGGGGTCACCGTGATGTGCGGGGCGGGCAACAACGGCGGAGACGGCCATGTGCTGGCCGCCTTAGCGGCCCAGTCGGGCTTGAAGGTGCAGCGCATCTGCCTCAAGGCACCGGCTGAGCTGAATGGAGATGCCGCGCGAGCCGCCGCACTGGCTGACTCGGCCGGTGTCGAATGCGAACCCTGGCATGAAGACATGAGTTTCACTGGGGAAGTCATCGTAGATGCCCTGTTGGGAACCGGTCTGAGCGGCGAGGTCAGAGGGACGTTTCGTCAGGCCATCGACGCGATCAACGACAGCGGTTTGCCGGTATTGGCGGTGGATATTCCCTCGGGACTCGCGGCGGATACCGGTGCGGTACTGGGCGTGGCAGTCAACGCCACTCGCACGGTGACCTTCATCGGTGACAAGCTGGGGCTGCATACCGGCGCGGCGCCGGCGCATACCGGCGAGGTGGATTTTCGTCCCCTCGGGGTCAAGGCGGGGGCCTATGTGGATATTCCTCCCAGCGCCTGGTTGCTGGACGATGGGCTCGTCGAAAGCTGCTTTCCGCCCCGTTCCCGCACTGCCCACAAGGGCGACATGGGCCATGTGCTGGTGTTGGCGGGCGCTCCGGGTTTTGGCGGGGCGGGGCTGTTGGCCGCCCAGTCGGCGGCACGCCTGGGGGCGGGCAAGGTGAGCCTGGCCACAGCGCCGGAACACGTCACCGCCAGCCTGGTGCTCTGCTCCGAGGTAATGGCGCGAGGGGTGCGCAGTGTGGCGGATCTGGGAGAGCTTCCGGAGCAGGCGGATATCGTCTTGGTCGGCCCGGGCCTGGGATTGGGAGCGTGGGGGCAGGCGATGCTGCAAACGGCGTTGCAGACCGAACGTCCGCTGGTGGTCGACGCGGATGGCTTGAACCTCTTGGCGCAGCGATGGCCGAACTTGCGGCGCAACGACTGGATTCTCACACCGCATCCCGGCGAGGCCGCGCGCCTTCTGGATATCAGCGTCAGCCAGGTTCAGGCCGATCGCCCCGCGGCGGTGCTGGCGCTACAGCGTCAGCGCGGTGGTGTGGTGATTTTGAAAGGAGCGGGGAGCCTGATCGCCGGGCCGTCGGGGCTCGTGGTTTGTCCCTACGGTAACCCGGGCATGGCCAGTGGCGGCATGGGTGACGCCCTGTGCGGCATGCTGGCGGCCCTGGCGGCCCAAGGGTATACGCTGGAACATGTCGCCTGGCTGGGCAATCTGGTGCATGCTCTCGCAGCGGATCGTGCGGCGGCGGCTGAAGGTGAGCGTGGCCTGCTGGCCGGCGATCTGGCATCCTATGCACGCAAATTGATCAACCCGGGGTAA
- the queG gene encoding tRNA epoxyqueuosine(34) reductase QueG: MSATSSFAVDASNIDTDTATESPSRQLSDSEGERLAALVKKWGRELGFQQVGITDVNIVEHEGYLQRWLEAGHHGEMGFMEKHGSKRTRPQELEPGTCRVISVRLDYLPPEVETTKVLGQPQKAYVSRYALGRDYHKLMRKRLASLAQQLEKEAGRIGYRAFVDSAPVMERALAQRAGLGWFGKNAMLLNPKAGSLFFLGELYTDLPLPVDAPYAKEHCGSCSACRTACPTGAIVDDKVVDSRRCISYLTIELSGAIPEDYRRAMGNRIYGCDDCQLVCPFTRFTRASQEADFAPRHDLDRAELLDLFSWSEEEFLDKTAGSAIRRIGYIRWLRNVAVGLGNARWSPAIEAALSARRCYPSALVREHVAWALAEQRAKRPDLI; the protein is encoded by the coding sequence ATGTCCGCCACCTCTTCTTTCGCCGTCGATGCCAGCAACATCGATACCGACACCGCTACCGAGAGCCCCTCTCGCCAGCTCTCCGACTCCGAGGGAGAGCGCTTGGCGGCGCTGGTCAAGAAGTGGGGCCGCGAGCTGGGTTTCCAGCAGGTGGGCATCACCGATGTGAATATCGTCGAGCATGAAGGGTATCTGCAACGCTGGCTGGAAGCGGGGCACCACGGCGAAATGGGCTTCATGGAGAAACACGGTAGCAAACGCACCCGCCCGCAGGAACTCGAGCCGGGTACCTGCCGCGTCATCAGCGTTCGCCTGGATTACCTGCCCCCCGAAGTCGAGACCACCAAGGTGCTCGGTCAACCGCAGAAAGCCTATGTCTCGCGCTATGCCCTGGGTCGCGATTATCACAAGTTGATGCGCAAGCGCCTGGCAAGTCTGGCTCAGCAACTCGAAAAGGAGGCCGGGCGCATCGGCTATCGCGCCTTCGTCGACTCCGCCCCGGTCATGGAGCGTGCCCTGGCCCAGCGCGCCGGACTGGGCTGGTTCGGCAAGAATGCCATGCTGCTCAACCCCAAGGCGGGCTCGCTGTTCTTTCTCGGCGAGCTCTATACCGACCTGCCGCTTCCCGTGGATGCGCCTTACGCGAAGGAGCACTGCGGCAGCTGCAGCGCCTGTCGCACGGCCTGCCCTACCGGTGCGATCGTCGACGACAAGGTGGTCGATTCGCGCCGCTGCATCTCCTATCTCACCATCGAGCTTTCGGGAGCCATCCCCGAGGACTACCGGCGCGCCATGGGCAACCGCATCTACGGTTGCGACGACTGCCAGCTGGTCTGTCCTTTCACCCGTTTCACCCGGGCCAGCCAGGAAGCGGACTTCGCGCCCCGGCACGACCTCGATCGCGCCGAGCTGCTCGACCTGTTCAGCTGGAGCGAAGAGGAGTTTCTCGACAAGACCGCCGGCAGCGCCATCCGCCGCATCGGTTATATCCGCTGGCTACGCAACGTGGCCGTGGGCCTGGGCAATGCCCGCTGGAGCCCGGCGATCGAGGCCGCGCTCAGCGCCCGGCGCTGCTATCCCTCGGCCCTGGTACGCGAACACGTCGCCTGGGCCCTGGCGGAACAGCGCGCCAAGCGCCCAGACCTGATCTAG
- the orn gene encoding oligoribonuclease, whose amino-acid sequence MTQATQPRDDLLVWIDLEMTGLDPERERIIEVATLITDSDLSVVAEGPVLAVKQPDSLLAAMDDWNRKTHGGSGLVERVKASNVTTADAERSTLEFLQRHVVAGSSPMCGNSIHQDRRFLEREMPELLAFFHYRNLDVSTLKELAKRWNPGAQAGFKKRNVHLAMDDIKESIEELAHYRKTFLRAETERDEEE is encoded by the coding sequence ATGACGCAAGCAACCCAACCACGCGACGACCTGCTGGTCTGGATCGACCTGGAAATGACCGGGCTCGATCCCGAGCGAGAACGGATTATCGAAGTGGCGACGCTGATTACCGACAGCGACCTCAGCGTCGTGGCTGAAGGGCCGGTTCTGGCGGTAAAGCAGCCCGATTCGTTGCTCGCGGCGATGGACGATTGGAACCGGAAGACCCATGGGGGCTCGGGCCTGGTGGAGCGCGTCAAGGCCAGTAACGTGACCACCGCCGACGCCGAGCGCAGCACCCTGGAGTTCCTGCAGCGCCATGTGGTGGCGGGTAGCTCGCCGATGTGCGGCAACAGCATCCATCAGGACCGGCGCTTTCTCGAGCGCGAGATGCCCGAGCTGCTGGCGTTTTTTCATTACCGCAACCTGGATGTCTCCACCCTCAAGGAGCTGGCCAAGCGCTGGAATCCCGGGGCGCAGGCAGGCTTCAAGAAGCGTAACGTGCATCTGGCCATGGATGACATCAAGGAGTCCATCGAGGAGCTGGCCCACTATCGCAAGACATTCCTGCGTGCGGAAACCGAGCGCGACGAAGAGGAGTGA
- the rsgA gene encoding small ribosomal subunit biogenesis GTPase RsgA, which translates to MSKRNLSRQQRWRVEKIQAERAKRAEKRDADDTDKLAAGEYGAEQTGRVVAHFGRTLEVHDDQGNPVRCHLRANLDGLVTGDRVIWRASNDGSGVVVAQLPRDTVLKRPDPRGQLKPVAANIDQLLIVFAVEPAPHANLIDRYLVAAEATQIPPVLVLNKIDLLPEDGGELGLLLERYRELGYPVIRTTTASEDGLAELRELLTERTSVFVGQSGVGKSSLIDLLLPDEELRIGALSADSRKGTHTTTTARLYPMTGAGVEAGELIDSPGIREFGLTHLDEQEVLDGFVEFRAHLGHCRFRDCRHRQEPGCALLQAVENGDIHPARFASYRRIVESLDTGPGSF; encoded by the coding sequence ATGAGCAAACGTAACCTTAGCCGCCAGCAACGCTGGCGCGTGGAAAAGATCCAGGCCGAGCGCGCCAAGCGTGCGGAAAAGCGCGATGCCGACGATACCGACAAGCTGGCTGCCGGCGAGTACGGCGCCGAGCAGACCGGCCGCGTGGTAGCGCATTTCGGGCGTACCCTGGAAGTCCACGATGACCAGGGCAACCCGGTGCGTTGCCACCTGCGCGCCAACCTGGACGGCCTGGTGACCGGGGACCGCGTGATCTGGCGGGCGAGCAACGACGGCTCCGGCGTGGTGGTGGCCCAATTACCACGGGACACGGTGCTCAAGCGCCCCGACCCACGCGGCCAGCTCAAGCCGGTGGCGGCCAATATCGACCAGCTGCTGATCGTGTTCGCCGTGGAGCCTGCCCCCCATGCCAACCTGATCGACCGCTACCTGGTCGCGGCGGAAGCCACGCAGATCCCGCCGGTACTGGTACTCAACAAGATCGACCTGTTGCCGGAGGACGGCGGGGAGCTGGGTCTGTTGCTGGAACGCTACCGTGAATTGGGCTATCCGGTGATACGCACCACCACCGCCAGCGAGGACGGGCTTGCCGAACTGCGCGAGCTGCTGACTGAGCGCACCTCGGTGTTCGTCGGCCAGAGCGGGGTTGGCAAGTCCTCGTTGATCGACTTGCTGCTGCCTGACGAAGAGCTGCGAATCGGCGCGCTTTCCGCCGATTCGCGCAAGGGCACTCATACTACCACTACCGCCCGGCTCTACCCCATGACTGGCGCCGGGGTGGAAGCCGGCGAGCTGATCGACTCTCCCGGCATTCGCGAGTTCGGCCTGACCCATCTGGACGAGCAGGAAGTGCTCGATGGCTTTGTCGAGTTTCGCGCGCATCTGGGGCATTGCCGCTTCAGGGACTGTCGCCATCGCCAGGAGCCGGGGTGCGCCCTGCTGCAAGCCGTCGAGAACGGTGATATTCATCCCGCCCGTTTTGCCAGTTACCGGCGCATAGTGGAAAGCCTCGATACCGGCCCCGGCTCATTTTGA
- a CDS encoding sulfurtransferase — protein sequence MSSETNLLPLIVEPEQLQEHLDEPNLLIVDVPANADSYLQGHVPGAVFLDFRHLMRGEGPVPNDVPDVEVLSRLFSALGLTRDTHVVAYDDEGGGWAARLLWTLELLGHTRYSYLNGGIHAWRDAGLEESREPTPTTPSDYVAEILHPEVMITREEIIERLGDKQFAIWDARSSAEYDGQRGNNKHLGHIPGAVNMDWVDVMDRQRALRIRDYAELITELQAMGLTPDMEIATHCQSHHRSSYTWLVGRALGFDRIRGYPGSWGEWGNRDDTPIET from the coding sequence ATGAGTTCTGAAACCAATCTGCTACCGCTGATCGTTGAACCCGAACAGCTCCAGGAACATCTCGATGAGCCGAACCTGCTGATCGTCGATGTGCCGGCGAATGCCGACAGCTACCTACAGGGCCATGTGCCCGGTGCGGTGTTCCTCGACTTTCGCCACTTGATGCGCGGCGAAGGTCCGGTGCCCAACGATGTCCCCGATGTCGAGGTGCTTTCCCGTCTTTTCAGCGCCTTAGGACTCACTCGGGATACCCATGTCGTCGCCTATGACGACGAGGGTGGCGGCTGGGCGGCACGCCTGCTGTGGACCCTGGAGCTGCTCGGTCACACCCGCTATTCCTACCTCAACGGCGGCATACACGCCTGGCGCGACGCCGGACTAGAGGAGAGCCGCGAGCCTACGCCCACCACCCCCAGCGACTATGTCGCCGAGATACTGCATCCCGAGGTCATGATCACCCGCGAGGAGATCATCGAGCGCCTTGGCGACAAGCAGTTTGCGATCTGGGATGCACGTTCGAGCGCCGAATACGACGGCCAGCGCGGCAACAACAAGCATCTCGGTCATATTCCCGGCGCCGTCAACATGGACTGGGTCGATGTCATGGATCGCCAGCGCGCTCTGCGCATTCGCGATTACGCCGAGTTGATCACCGAGCTGCAGGCCATGGGGCTGACCCCGGACATGGAAATCGCCACTCACTGCCAAAGCCACCACCGCAGCAGCTATACCTGGCTGGTGGGCAGGGCACTCGGCTTCGACAGGATTCGTGGCTACCCCGGCTCCTGGGGGGAATGGGGCAACCGCGACGACACCCCTATCGAGACCTGA